A genomic region of Balaenoptera acutorostrata chromosome 4, mBalAcu1.1, whole genome shotgun sequence contains the following coding sequences:
- the P2RY1 gene encoding P2Y purinoceptor 1 — protein MTEVLWPAVPNGTDAAFLAGPGLPWGNSTVASTAAVASPFKCALTKTGFQFYYLPAVYILVFIVGFLGNSVAIWMFVFHMKPWSGISVYMFNLALADFLYVLTLPALIFYYFNKTDWIFGDAMCKLQRFIFHVNLYGSILFLTCISAHRYSGVVYPLKSLGRLKKKNAVCISVLVWLIVVVGISPILFYSGTGIRKNKTITCYDTTSDEYLRSYFIYSMCTTVAMFCVPLVLILGCYGLIVRALIYKDLDNSPLRRKSIYLVIIVLTVFAVSYIPFHVMKTMNLRARLDFQTPEMCAFNDRVYATYQVTRGLASLNSCVDPILYFLAGDTFRRRLSRATRKASRRSEANLQSKSEDMTLNILSEFKQNGDTSL, from the coding sequence ATGACCGAGGTGCTGTGGCCGGCGGTCCCCAATGGGACGGACGCTGCCTTCCTGGCCGGCCCGGGCTTGCCCTGGGGGAACAGCACAGTGGCCTCCACCGCCGCCGTCGCCTCTCCGTTCAAATGCGCGCTGACCAAGACAGGCTTCCAATTCTACTACCTGCCAGCTGTCTACATCTTGGTGTTCATTGTCGGCTTCCTGGGCAACAGCGTGGCCATCTGGATGTTCGTCTTCCACATGAAGCCGTGGAGCGGCATCTCCGTGTACATGTTCAACTTGGCCTTGGCGGACTTCTTGTACGTGCTGACTCTGCCGGCGCTCATCTTCTACTACTTCAATAAGACCGACTGGATCTTCGGGGATGCCATGTGCAAGCTGCAGAGGTTCATCTTCCACGTGAACCTGTATGGCAGCATCTTGTTCCTGACCTGCATCAGCGCACACCGGTACAGCGGCGTGGTGTACCCGCTCAAGTCCCTGGGCAGGCTGAAGAAGAAGAACGCAGTCTGTATCAGCGTGCTCGTGTGGCTCATCGTGGTGGTGGGGATCTCGCCCATCCTCTTCTATTCCGGCACCGGGATCCGGAAAAACAAAACCATCACCTGCTATGACACCACCTCAGACGAGTACCTGCGAAGTTATTTCATCTACAGCATGTGCACGACCGTGGCCATGTTCTGTGTTCCTTTGGTGCTGATTTTGGGCTGTTACGGATTAATTGTGAGAGCTTTGATTTACAAAGACCTGGACAATTCGCCTCTGAGGAGGAAATCCATTTACCTGGTGATTATTGTACTGACTGTTTTTGCCGTGTCTTACATCCCTTTCCACGTGATGAAAACAATGAATTTGAGGGCCCGGCTGGATTTTCAGACCCCAGAAATGTGTGCTTTCAATGACAGGGTTTATGCCACTTATCAGGTGACAAGAGGTCTAGCAAGTCTCAACAGTTGTGTGGACCCCATTCTCTATTTCTTGGCTGGAGATACTTTCAGAAGGAGACTCTCCCGAGCCACcaggaaagcttccagaagaagTGAGGCAAATTTGCAGTCCAAGAGTGAAGACATGACTCTCAATATTTTATCCGAGTTCAAGCAGAATGGAGATACAAGCTTGTGA